The Oncorhynchus kisutch isolate 150728-3 linkage group LG8, Okis_V2, whole genome shotgun sequence DNA segment TGTAGTCCTTTTGAAGTAACTCTTGAACCAGCTGCACAACAACATAGGACAACCTAAAGTGAGAAAGTATGATGCTCCACTTTGGATGTCCAATTCGGTTCATTAGAATTAATTCAATTCATTAACTAGAATTCATATTTACATGGGGTTTTATCATCTGACTGACAGTCAAACGTTTATTTGAGTTACCAAAAGCTTGTTCAACACATCAAAGGGCTTATTCAACCTATGTATTTCCTCAGAATGTATCTATGTTAAGCAGGTAGAAAACCATAGCTATATATTGTACTTACGGCACAATAAACTCAAAGATGTTATTCAGTGTCTGTTTGAGCACCATGATGACGGCCATTTGAATGAAGAGGTCAGTGAGGCAGCCACTGGGATGACACTGACAAGGACAGGAAAAGGCAGATATGGCAACAGTCTAAAGACAATCCAAACCATTCAACCATGTCATAATCCCATGTTAagtaatacattaaaaaaaaatatatatatagtgatgAGCTACCCACCTCCTCCAATCTCCATTTACCAAAAATACGAACATAGCTGCCTGGGCGACCATTTATCCTATGCACGAGAACAACGTGTTAGATTCATTAAATGTAAGCACATATGCATAAACATTTCAAATACTTACACATTTATGGTTCAGGACTCAAACATTTCAAGATACATGGATACTTGTGGATACAGAAAGCaccttctccatacagctaggATGCCCAAGACAGCTGACACAGAGCAGTACCTTATCAACAGTTTTCCCCTTGGTTTTAGGCTAGTCTgcaatcttttatttatttaactaggcaagtcagataagaaaaaaaaatcttatttacaatgacggcctaccccggctaaaccctaacctggatgacgctgtgCGCCGCGCAGATGGGaatcccaatcatggccggttgtgatacagcatggGATCAAACCAGGTTCTGTAgagacacctctagcactgagatgcagtgccttagaccgctgcgccactcgggagccccatgtACCGTCAGCCCGATCAAATAttaatactacacacacacacacacacacacgttgcacTCAGTACCTGCCCAGGAAAAATGCCACATATACGAGCGAGGAGAAGAGGGTGAAGAACTGGAAGGTAAACATCTTGACAGTGAAGCTCCTCTCAGTGGCTGCATGCGACTGTGTCTTCTCTGCAGGCAAAAGCAGCAACATTAGCTAAGTGAGTCAGTGAAAGAAGTTAAGTACAATTCCATCTGATAGAATGACAGTGAtgaacatatacagttgaagtaggaagtttaaatacacttaggttggagtcattaaaacttatttttcatccactccacaaatgtcttgttaacaaactatcgttttggcaagtcggtttggacatctactatgtgcatgacacaagtaatttttccaataattgtttagacagattatttcacttataattcactgtatcacaattccagtgggtcaaaagtttgcatacactaagttgactgtgcctttaaacagattggaaaactacagaaaatgatgtcatggcttttgaagtaattaattgacatcatttgagtcaattggaggtatacctgtggatgtatttcaagggctacccttcaaactcagtgcttctttgcttgacatcaggaaaagcaaaagaaatcagccaagccaaaattgtagaccttcacaatgctggttcatccttgggagcaatttccaaacgcctgaaggtaccacgttcatctgtacaaacaatagtacgcaagtacaaacaccgtgggaccacacagctgtcataccactcaggaaggagacgcattctgtctcctagagatgaacatactttggtgcgaaaagtgcaaatcaatcccagatcagcagcaaaggaccttgtgaagatgctggaggaaacaggtacaaaagtatctacatccacagtaaaacaagtcctatatcgacataacctgaaaggccgctcagcaaagacctgctccaaaaccgccatgaaaaagccagactacggtttgcaactgcacatggggacaaagatcgtactttttggagaaatgtcctctggtctgatgaaacaaaatataactgtttggccataatgaccatcattatgtttggaggaaaaagggggaggtttgcatgctgaagaacaccttcccaaccatgaagcacgggggtggcagcatcatgttgtgggggtgctttgctgcaggagagactggtacacttcacaaaatagatggcatcatgagacaggaaaatgatgtggatatattgaagcaacatctcatgacatcagtcaggaagttaaaacttgctcgcaaatgggtcttccaaatggacaatgacccaaagcatacttccaaatttgtgccaaaatggcttaaggacaacaaagtcaaggtattggccatcacaaagtcctgacctcaatcctatagaaaatttgtgggcagaactgagaaagcttgtgcaagcaaggaggtctacaaacctgactcagttacaccagctctgtcaggaggaatgtgccaaaattcacccaacttattgtgggaagcttgtggaaggctatccgaaacacttgaccgaagttaaacaatttaaaggcaatgctaccaaatactaattgagtgcatgtaaacttctgacccactgggaatgtgatgaaagaaataaaagctgaaataaatcactctattattctgacatttcacattcttaaaataaagtggtgatcctaactgacctaatacagggaatgtttactaggattaaattcagaaatggtgaaaaactgagttcaaatgtacttggctaaggtgtatgtaaacttccatcttcaactgtacatgtttgaTTGTAAATGAAAATGTTCAATGCAAACACATGTTCTGAAGATGTTCCCTCTTCAGACTCACCTATCTCACACAGCTTGAAGGCCACAGCCTTGTTGACCTATCCGGGTAAGACAGGAGAAGAGTTAGGGACTGTGCAGGTCTACATGACTTAGAGGGGTTGCTGGTTGAACTTACTCTGGTCATAACTTGCATGGTGAAGTAGTGTAGTACAGCACCCAGCATTACTGCTACAGTGTTGGCATGGTCCCTTACAAACTCCCATGTTCCCTCTGACAACAGCACAGCAGCAACCACACGGAACACCACCAGAGCCTGGGTTAGCCCGATGATCAGAACCAACTGgtaaaagaacacacacacagtgagaggacAACAATGACTGAACCGGAGCTAAACACAGGTATAGCCCAGGATGAAAATTGCTACGTCTGTTTCAATATGGTACTGAGTGACTGACCATGAGAGTGACCAGCACCAGAACCAGAGTGCTGCGCAGATAAGAATGGCGAAACTCTTTGGGATGGCAGTCTGGATCATTGACTACTCCCAGGATGAGCTCCTCCTGCAGGCCAGATGGAACAATATTCAGGATTATACCAAAGAGGTCTGTGGTCATATCAATCACACAATGGATCACTACCATAAGATGACAGTAATCAATGGGACATTATTTTAGTTATTTGAAAGAGCATATGATTGGGTAATATGAATGAGTAACAGACAACCTAAACCATGCTAAAACCATcctatagtatacagtatatccaGACATATAATGGTTTCTTAAGCCTAAGTGAAGCCATACCTCTTCCTCACACCAGTCAAATACTTTCCATTTAGACACAAACGTTGCTTTGTGTCTCTTCCACAGCTCCAGAAAAATGGTAGCTGGAAAAATAAGAAGGGCATGAGTCATAACAATGTCTAGATTTAtctgaattaaaaatgtattggGTGGAAAGAATCAGTTTTATCCTGTGTGAGAGACTTACCCCACACTGCCATGAACATAGCAAAGAACACCGTCCCCTCATTGTCAAACAGAGGACTCACCTGCACACAAGACACATTTTGAACATACAAACTTTATTaactattttttaaattgtaaagtTTGCAATGCAGTATGGTAGAATGACATGAGTTACCTTGGCATAGGTACAGGTGTCACGCAGCTGCCATACTTGACACCATTTGTCACACCTCGGGCACATAACAGTGTCAGACTCACAGACCTCCTTTCTGTAATATGAAGACACACAATGCACCTTCAGAAACACATGAGTTTTAAAGAGGAGCAACACCATGTAACCAATGTTTTATTCCTACTAAAATGTTAGCACCAATCAGCTTAATAAAGAATTTAGCTCAGTGGGCCTGTCAACTCACATGAGGGGGCTGGTGTTGAAGAAAGCCAGTGCATACAGGAACACAATCACACCCAGAATGGCTGCAGGGACCAGCAGGATGGTATACCAGCCCAACCACAGGTAATACAGAGCCACCTTCTCTCCAAAGTAACTCCTGACAGACATAGATACATTTCAGTTTGCATGTTCAAATTCAAACCAGGAAAATGACATTTCTTTTCAGTTAACACCCCTTACTAGGTTTCCAGGGGGGATAAAAATTAATATTTAATTAACATGTAGTTTATCTTGATAATTTCCCTTTCACATGACTGAGGTAAATGACATGTTGTATTGCTATTTGCATgctgtatatttaagcaataaggcatgagggggtgtggtatatggccaatataccatagctaagggctgttcttagctgGTTTAAActaagcttgatgatgagttggttatttcaatcagctgtgtgGTGCTAGGGGAAAAAACTAAACGAGCACCCCGGGGCgggcccaggaccgagtttgggaaatccTGCTTTAGGTAAGCACATTACGTTTAGCTGCATCGGCAAACCCAAAGTTCTGTGTGGATATAACCACTAGCTGGCATACTTCTTGGTAACAGAGTTAATTGCTTTGAAAGCGAGAGAGATAGGCCTTTTCATCATTGGGCAAAAGTCtgttctccaccctctctccccagtcctcacTCCTCATTGACCTGGAAACCGTTAAGTGGTCAAGGAGAGCGACAATTTTTTGTAGGCAAACTGAAGATGGTCTTCCCTTCCTCGATAGCCTCCTTTTGTAATGGAAGCACAAATGAATCCTACATGATTCCTTTGCGGAAGAGTTTTAATCTTCCACACCCACTTTGAAATCAGCTATTTTCTTGAAGGagaaaagcatacaaacatttcaTAACAATATTATATTGATCATTTATCTACAACATGTCTTgcacaactagctagctacatttgttTTTATCACTGTATACATTTACTTGGGGATTCCACCCTGTAAACGTAATTTTCGTCAATGTGCTATTGGACAAGGAGTCTCATTAATTACAAGCACAATTTTGTCCACTTTTCCCCTTCTCGACGTGTCTCCTTGATTACCTatgacctttttcaaaaggaggccAGAGAGAATGGAGATGAGAGGATGCAAGAGTTGAGTAAATCCAATTGAGGAAAGGCCACTGTGAAACCaaaagacacagaaacacagctgGATATATAGAAGGTCTTACCTGACATCATCGACAGGCTGGGTCGTACAGAGAGCAGACCATCGTGCCCACTTTTGTTTCAACACCTTTTGCTTGTTCCTCTATAAAAATAGAAAGAGGCTCATACTGTAGACGTATTTCACATCAATGAATTTCATATGGGCTACTTACGATCATACAAGACAAACAGCTACAATGCCCCTCAAAATTGAACAAGTAATCAGGTATACAAATAATGATGTATTTTTTTTACCTCATGCAGGCAGAACGCGGCCTCAAAGACACCCTTCTCCTGGAGCTCTCTGAGGTTCTCTGTTGTGTTTAAATTAAAAAGAGGCTTAGGAGTGCAGAACAATTGAAGTCAGGGACAAATATGTTGCTAAAGAGATCAATGGAGGGAGCACTTCACATACCTCCTGTGTTGATATGGGTGTGGTGTAGGATGTAATGCACTACTCTGATTCTGAAAGAAAAACAGGAACAAGGTAAGAGGACATGTTGGAAGTTAACGTTATTTGCATATGGAATGGCAAGAGTGAGAGTTCAATGCATCTCACCTGGTTGAGTGAGGAACCCTGCCACATTTCCGGTCGCCGCTCCAGTTGCAAGAATCAGACACCTTAAGTAGGTACCTGTACTTGTCAAAGATCTCCTTCGGGGCCCGGACACCATAAAACACCTTGTCAACATGAACGATTTTCTGACACAAAAAGGCAAAGTTCATGATGAGCATTGAACCAGGTTCATTTTGGGAGGATTGGCCATGATGTTACAGTATAAATGTCACACATTCTCTACAGTTGTACACAACCCAATAAAGTAACCTTGCCTCAACAACGCTCCATATGGAATTTAAACGTGATTTAATCAAGTAACAAACTCACTGTCACTTTCATGTTTTTCTTCCTCAGGTGGTCAATAAAAGCCACCTGCTTCAGAAACTTTGGGTGATCCTGGTCCTCAACTTTATCAGCAACTAGAACATAATCATATGTCCTCTGCTGGTGCTATGGGAGACATACAAACTTTTCTGTATTCTAGGGACTGTGTCATACAAACAGCTTGAATAATTATCACCTGTATGACTATGTATGTCTCTAAGTTATGAATGCAGTGAAATGAATAGATGGTGTGTGTTGTGCGGTCTCACCAGAATTGGGAGTAATGCCTCCATGGTATTGTCAAAGCCATCCGTGTTTCTCTCCTGCAGCTCAATACCATCCTAAAACACAGGGTAACAAAGAGGGACAATTTGACATGTCTCTTGTGATACAAGGGCTGTCCCTCCTCCCCACCTCACTGAAGTGGTCTGCCAGGCATGTGCCAGTCAACATGGACTACAAGGAACCTCTCAGCTAACATAATGGTCAATGATGTgccttcattcactacagacaaaTTGTAATTGTGGCTTCACTATCCTGTGTCGAAAAAAGGGACACTAGGCAAATTCCTTTTTACAGTTACAGTCACATGTCAATAACACACATCTCTAAGCAAAGGGGTAAAACAAATAAAGGCAACTGGGCCATCCCTCTTGCCATCTCTGTTGTTATGCAGGTTTCTCTCTAAAGCCTGTCAGTCTTTCACTTTCATTCTTCCAGACTCCCACAGAATTTTCCAGATTACATGCTCCAACACGCCCGTCAGTGAAAATATCCCATAGACTGCTCCTCATACTCAGTGGGTGGGAGTTCTATGCTCTGCTATGTCTCAAGAGATATGATCCAATCTTGACTGATTATATTTTGGAGGTGTGCCACTATTACCCTCTTTAGTGCAGTTTGCATAAGATTTAATGAGATAACCTGTTTCACCAGGAGCACAGCCAAGAAGACCAGGCAAATGTTGAAAGGAGGCTGGCTCTGATGTAGGGTACTGTGTAGTGGATATGGCATGGGTTGCCAGAGGAATGGTGTCATACATCAGGCCTCAGCATCACATAAATCATAGACACTCTTCAGAGAAGCATGGTCCAAGGTAAAAAGCTGACCTGACAATTTCTCAAAGATCTGCATGCTTTAGATGAGGTGAAGTTATGCTTTAAAACACAAAAGGCCAGATAAGCGACCTTTAAATCTGTGAAATATTTTAAGTTGGTCTgggttttttaaattatttatttatttagctgcTGCAATGAATCTagcttatacagtgccttcggaaagtat contains these protein-coding regions:
- the LOC109895342 gene encoding anoctamin-9: MYLMDPEQDGIELQERNTDGFDNTMEALLPILHQQRTYDYVLVADKVEDQDHPKFLKQVAFIDHLRKKNMKVTKIVHVDKVFYGVRAPKEIFDKYRYLLKVSDSCNWSGDRKCGRVPHSTRIRVVHYILHHTHINTGENLRELQEKGVFEAAFCLHERNKQKVLKQKWARWSALCTTQPVDDVRSYFGEKVALYYLWLGWYTILLVPAAILGVIVFLYALAFFNTSPLIKEVCESDTVMCPRCDKWCQVWQLRDTCTYAKVSPLFDNEGTVFFAMFMAVWATIFLELWKRHKATFVSKWKVFDWCEEEEELILGVVNDPDCHPKEFRHSYLRSTLVLVLVTLMLVLIIGLTQALVVFRVVAAVLLSEGTWEFVRDHANTVAVMLGAVLHYFTMQVMTRVNKAVAFKLCEIEKTQSHAATERSFTVKMFTFQFFTLFSSLVYVAFFLGRINGRPGSYVRIFGKWRLEECHPSGCLTDLFIQMAVIMVLKQTLNNIFEFIVPWFKSYFKRTTTKKLERKCGDCYKNACREEERRGHDPCDICKLHDWLRNYDLNDVNFFSLFNEFLEMVLQFSFTTIFVAAFPLAPLLALINNIFEIRLDAIKMVSLERRLVPKKTNNIGIWIKVLEAIGVLAVIANGLVIGVSSDFIPRLVYRYHYGPCANGEENVHCMKGYINDTLSTAQITDLNVRKDFFPSQLITESGFNVTQCSYKDYRNDVDYSLTSQFWLIMAVRFAFVVLFEHVVVIFKCIAAWFVPDSPMLVKNDRLKDKLSRLKEELQDMKYSQSTDV